A DNA window from Rhineura floridana isolate rRhiFlo1 chromosome 11, rRhiFlo1.hap2, whole genome shotgun sequence contains the following coding sequences:
- the LOC133366450 gene encoding protein TsetseEP-like isoform X1, with translation MVHVSQAYSKWLTRCFQEDHGQGTSGNFFKPLTCHQDSSVKKKCGGEAESFYPHQCQQKKCCYHNHTCYYHVIDGARQRRNAGILGGTSVIVVIFSMCLYFSWKFKEFQKKEKEFDRPRSEGEIAGYLVRLLDEGSEPDEDRGHESLDVRDPWMQGNFSQQPDWILESREQQGGMDQRQWSPEMSPEPMKQVETMMPVAMPEPAPAPVPEPPPALPPVPAPAPAPSPEPPPAPAPVPPPPPEPPPPPPPEPPPPPPPEPPPAPPPEPPPAPPPEPPPAPPPGPPPAPPPGPPPAPPPGPPPA, from the exons atggtccatgtttcacaggcatacagtaag tggctaaccagatgcttccaggaagacCACGGACAGG GTACTAGTGGAAATTTCTTCAAGCCTCTCA CATGCCACCAGGACTCCTCAGTTAAGAAAAAATGTGGTGGCGAAGCAGAAAGTTTCTACCCTCACCAGTGCCAGCAGAAAAAATGCTGTTATCATAACCATACCTGCTACTACCATGTTATTGACG GTGCCAGACAACGTCGGAACGCAGGGATCCTTGGCGGAACCTCCGTCATTGTGGTCATCTTCAGCATGTGTCTTTATTTCAGCTG GAAGTTTAAGGAGTTCCAAAAGAAGGAAAAAGAGTTTGACAGACCACGAAGCGAGGGCGAAATAGCTGGTTATCTGGTCAGACTCCTGGATGAAGGAAGCGAACCTGATGAAGACAGAGGGCATGAGTCATTAGATGTGAGGGATCCCTGGATGCAGGGAAATTTTTCACAACAGCCAGACTGGATCCTGGAATCGCGGGAACAACAGGGAGGAATGGACCAGCGACAATGGAGTCCAGAAATGAGCCCAGAACCAATGAAGCAAGTGGAAACAATGATGCCAGTAGCAATGCCAGAACCAGCACCGGCACCAGTGCCAGAACCGCCACCGGCACTACCACCAGTGCCAGCACCAGCGCCAGCACCATCACCAGaaccaccaccagcaccagcaccagtgccgccaccgccaccagagccaccgccgccaccgccaccagagccaccgccgccaccgccaccagAGCCACCGCCGGCACCGCCACCAGAGCCACCGCCGGCACCGCCACCAGAGCCACCGCCGGCACCGCCACCAGGGCCACCGCCGGCACCGCCACCAGGGCCACCGCCGGCACcaccaccagggccaccaccagcATAA
- the LOC133366450 gene encoding protein TsetseEP-like isoform X2 encodes MSQPGPALFLCLLLVLEGTSGNFFKPLTCHQDSSVKKKCGGEAESFYPHQCQQKKCCYHNHTCYYHVIDGARQRRNAGILGGTSVIVVIFSMCLYFSWKFKEFQKKEKEFDRPRSEGEIAGYLVRLLDEGSEPDEDRGHESLDVRDPWMQGNFSQQPDWILESREQQGGMDQRQWSPEMSPEPMKQVETMMPVAMPEPAPAPVPEPPPALPPVPAPAPAPSPEPPPAPAPVPPPPPEPPPPPPPEPPPPPPPEPPPAPPPEPPPAPPPEPPPAPPPGPPPAPPPGPPPAPPPGPPPA; translated from the exons ATGAGCCAGCCTGGTCCGGCTTTATTTCTTTGCCTACTGCTGGTCCTAGAAG GTACTAGTGGAAATTTCTTCAAGCCTCTCA CATGCCACCAGGACTCCTCAGTTAAGAAAAAATGTGGTGGCGAAGCAGAAAGTTTCTACCCTCACCAGTGCCAGCAGAAAAAATGCTGTTATCATAACCATACCTGCTACTACCATGTTATTGACG GTGCCAGACAACGTCGGAACGCAGGGATCCTTGGCGGAACCTCCGTCATTGTGGTCATCTTCAGCATGTGTCTTTATTTCAGCTG GAAGTTTAAGGAGTTCCAAAAGAAGGAAAAAGAGTTTGACAGACCACGAAGCGAGGGCGAAATAGCTGGTTATCTGGTCAGACTCCTGGATGAAGGAAGCGAACCTGATGAAGACAGAGGGCATGAGTCATTAGATGTGAGGGATCCCTGGATGCAGGGAAATTTTTCACAACAGCCAGACTGGATCCTGGAATCGCGGGAACAACAGGGAGGAATGGACCAGCGACAATGGAGTCCAGAAATGAGCCCAGAACCAATGAAGCAAGTGGAAACAATGATGCCAGTAGCAATGCCAGAACCAGCACCGGCACCAGTGCCAGAACCGCCACCGGCACTACCACCAGTGCCAGCACCAGCGCCAGCACCATCACCAGaaccaccaccagcaccagcaccagtgccgccaccgccaccagagccaccgccgccaccgccaccagagccaccgccgccaccgccaccagAGCCACCGCCGGCACCGCCACCAGAGCCACCGCCGGCACCGCCACCAGAGCCACCGCCGGCACCGCCACCAGGGCCACCGCCGGCACCGCCACCAGGGCCACCGCCGGCACcaccaccagggccaccaccagcATAA